One Pseudomonas abieticivorans genomic region harbors:
- a CDS encoding AAA family ATPase, which translates to MKIKQIKITCVGGIDELVLTFDDHMNIISGPNGIGKTTILESVAQAFAGYESNLLKRMVGSECGSVTTFVDPGNGEIEERTYKISQFSPRKNENTHPVEHYIKQHISLKVARTFTYVALDSVSRDADRDPYTTSSSNKYGVNLTEVKSWFVNRYLYSAHPGALSDVRMHNFEKAKNFFSLLHKDYLFSKVDAGTNEIMVSTPAGEIYYEYLSSGFKSCLSILFGIVKEIEYRFAESGIRLDEFEGVILIDELELHLHPEWQAKISTILVQAFPNAQFITTTHSPHIIQAAMPNQVVALHYTNGKIERKSLPSSEYGYQGWTVEEVLTDVMGLGDTRTAVYQNAIQSFQRAVDEDNYKAGTLAFEELEKLLHPENSLRKLLSFQLGAIKG; encoded by the coding sequence ATGAAGATCAAGCAGATCAAAATTACCTGTGTCGGTGGTATCGATGAACTTGTTTTAACGTTCGATGATCACATGAATATTATAAGCGGGCCTAACGGAATCGGAAAAACAACCATTCTTGAGAGCGTCGCTCAGGCATTTGCTGGCTATGAAAGCAACCTCTTGAAGCGAATGGTAGGCTCTGAGTGCGGGAGCGTTACCACTTTCGTTGATCCTGGTAATGGCGAAATCGAAGAGCGAACTTATAAAATATCCCAATTCAGTCCAAGAAAAAATGAAAATACACACCCTGTCGAACACTATATAAAACAGCATATTTCTTTGAAAGTTGCTCGAACATTTACGTACGTAGCACTGGACTCCGTTTCTCGGGATGCGGACAGAGACCCTTACACCACATCAAGCAGCAACAAATACGGCGTAAATCTGACCGAAGTTAAAAGCTGGTTTGTTAATCGATATCTTTACTCAGCTCATCCGGGCGCCCTTTCAGATGTGCGAATGCACAATTTCGAAAAGGCGAAGAATTTTTTTTCATTACTGCATAAGGATTATCTATTCAGTAAAGTAGATGCCGGAACTAACGAAATAATGGTAAGCACTCCCGCTGGAGAAATTTACTACGAGTATCTCTCTTCCGGCTTCAAATCGTGCCTATCTATATTGTTCGGGATAGTTAAGGAAATAGAATACCGCTTTGCAGAATCAGGCATAAGACTGGATGAGTTTGAGGGTGTGATTCTGATAGATGAGTTGGAGCTTCATCTTCATCCTGAATGGCAGGCAAAAATCTCTACGATCCTAGTCCAAGCATTTCCAAATGCGCAATTCATAACTACGACTCATAGCCCGCATATTATACAGGCAGCAATGCCAAATCAGGTCGTGGCTTTACATTACACAAATGGGAAGATTGAGAGAAAATCGCTCCCATCGAGTGAGTATGGCTACCAAGGGTGGACGGTGGAGGAGGTTTTAACGGATGTTATGGGGCTTGGTGATACCCGTACAGCGGTATACCAAAACGCTATCCAAAGCTTTCAGCGAGCCGTAGATGAAGATAACTATAAAGCTGGGACTTTAGCGTTCGAGGAACTTGAGAAGCTTCTGCATCCAGAAAACAGTCTTAGAAAGCTTCTGTCGTTTCAGCTTGGCGCTATCAAGGGGTGA
- a CDS encoding type II toxin-antitoxin system RelE family toxin, whose translation MTYSLEFDARALKEWHKLGDTVRQQLKKKLATILVNPRIEANRLHALPDCYKIKLRSSGYRLVYQVIDQEVMVFVVAVDKREREQVYRKAAERLS comes from the coding sequence ATGACTTATAGCCTCGAATTCGATGCGCGGGCGTTAAAGGAGTGGCACAAATTGGGGGATACCGTGCGCCAGCAACTCAAGAAGAAGCTGGCCACGATTCTGGTCAATCCGCGCATTGAAGCCAACCGTCTGCATGCCTTGCCCGACTGCTACAAGATCAAGCTTCGCAGCAGCGGCTATCGGCTGGTTTATCAAGTGATCGACCAGGAGGTCATGGTGTTCGTGGTGGCCGTCGATAAGCGGGAGCGTGAGCAGGTTTATCGCAAAGCGGCTGAGCGGTTAAGTTAG
- a CDS encoding type II toxin-antitoxin system RelB/DinJ family antitoxin, whose amino-acid sequence MASINVRIDDDLKARAYHELEKLGVTPSELMRQALQYVAERGQLPFKPVLMTEDDEALVATVRERLANPQRVKVSLDDL is encoded by the coding sequence ATGGCGTCAATCAATGTCCGTATCGACGACGACCTCAAGGCGCGTGCTTACCACGAGCTGGAAAAGCTCGGCGTCACCCCTTCTGAGCTGATGCGCCAAGCCTTGCAGTACGTAGCAGAGCGCGGTCAGCTACCCTTCAAGCCCGTCCTGATGACCGAGGACGATGAAGCGTTGGTCGCAACAGTGCGCGAGCGGCTGGCTAATCCCCAGCGGGTTAAGGTTTCACTAGATGACTTATAG
- a CDS encoding PH domain-containing protein, translated as MSKPTYIQSSLSAGEQIEAIFKLHWLAWVGVWFWVFLAIITVGILSPVAIYKWLALRCQENGVTNKRVIHKRGIISRTTDEMKLSSIETVDLEQTVMGRLLGYGTVRITGRGISDLVFQGIDDPMQVKRQIEGVSNPIS; from the coding sequence GTGTCCAAACCCACCTACATCCAATCCTCCCTCTCTGCCGGCGAGCAGATCGAAGCCATCTTCAAGCTCCACTGGCTTGCCTGGGTTGGCGTGTGGTTCTGGGTGTTTTTGGCGATCATCACCGTGGGCATCCTCTCGCCGGTGGCGATCTACAAGTGGCTGGCGTTGCGCTGCCAAGAGAACGGCGTGACCAACAAGCGCGTTATCCACAAGCGCGGGATTATCAGCCGTACCACCGATGAGATGAAGCTGTCGTCGATCGAGACCGTGGACCTGGAGCAGACGGTGATGGGCCGCCTGTTGGGTTACGGCACGGTGCGGATCACCGGGCGTGGCATCAGCGACCTGGTGTTCCAGGGCATTGATGACCCGATGCAGGTGAAGCGGCAGATCGAAGGCGTGAGCAACCCAATCAGCTGA
- a CDS encoding NAD-dependent epimerase/dehydratase family protein, whose protein sequence is MRILVTGATGFLGKAVVEALALQPEYQVQGATRAAKAASTLSVPLIAVGEFAASTDWSQALQGVDVVIHTAARLNVAVNKGQDPLPEFRRVNTQGTLTLARQAIAAGVKRFIFISTVGVNGGYTTGSPFSELSTAAPDGDYARSKFEAELGLHEISQGTAMDIVVIRPPMIYAANAHKSFPRLLKLIASGMPLPFASIDNRRSMVAVENMVSFIQQCISHPAAANELFLISDGEDISTGEMIRQLAAALGRKANLVPFPDTLMRIGARLVGKENYYLTLCASLEVDSSKSRTLLNWAPPLTVAQAMQKAGADYRRLS, encoded by the coding sequence ATGAGAATTTTGGTGACCGGGGCCACAGGCTTTCTCGGCAAGGCGGTAGTAGAGGCCCTGGCCCTGCAACCGGAGTATCAAGTGCAGGGCGCCACCCGGGCGGCGAAAGCCGCCAGTACCCTGAGCGTGCCATTGATCGCAGTCGGGGAATTTGCCGCCAGTACCGATTGGTCGCAGGCCCTGCAGGGGGTGGACGTGGTTATCCACACGGCTGCCCGCCTGAATGTCGCTGTGAATAAGGGGCAGGACCCACTTCCCGAGTTCCGCCGGGTCAACACCCAAGGCACGCTCACCTTGGCACGCCAAGCCATCGCGGCGGGCGTAAAACGCTTTATCTTCATTAGCACGGTGGGGGTGAACGGCGGCTACACCACTGGCAGCCCTTTTAGCGAGTTATCCACAGCCGCACCCGATGGTGACTACGCCCGCTCCAAATTCGAAGCTGAACTTGGCCTGCATGAAATCAGCCAAGGCACCGCCATGGACATCGTTGTCATCCGCCCACCGATGATCTACGCCGCCAACGCTCACAAAAGCTTCCCGCGCCTGCTCAAGCTGATCGCTTCCGGCATGCCATTGCCTTTCGCATCCATCGACAACCGCCGCAGCATGGTCGCGGTGGAAAACATGGTCAGCTTCATCCAGCAATGCATCAGCCACCCGGCGGCGGCGAACGAGCTGTTTCTGATATCAGATGGCGAAGATATTTCAACCGGCGAAATGATCCGCCAACTCGCCGCAGCCCTTGGCCGCAAAGCCAACCTGGTACCCTTCCCGGACACCCTGATGCGCATCGGCGCAAGGCTGGTGGGCAAAGAAAACTACTACCTCACCCTATGTGCGTCGTTGGAAGTGGACTCCAGCAAATCCCGCACCCTGCTCAACTGGGCACCCCCACTCACCGTGGCGCAGGCCATGCAAAAAGCCGGCGCAGACTATCGGCGCCTCAGCTGA
- a CDS encoding OprD family porin — protein sequence MLNKSIGLLALGLLSATQAMASEQDDAKGFVEDSHLKVLLRNAYISRDYKNGPDDKAEWGQAFIGTFTSGFTQGTVGVGVDAFGLYAKRLDGGKGDAGAGGIDFFKKGDNGEGSAASDLARAGAAVKLRISNTVIKYGDQMPVLPVLNYDNSRLLPESYNGTYITSNEIKGLELNVGHFTQEVQKSTESHDSGRLKRLDVYGGSYTFTDNFKASLYAADNEDVMKKQYLGATYVMPFTKDQSLTLDFNGYKSELDAQYADSLKTGTSNTIWSLAATYATGPHSFTVAHQRNTGSTGYNYGGYQRNGGTGDGGNTIYVANSYWSDFNGEDERSWQLAYGLDFGAYGVPGLTYKVAYVRGDNISVGDATNGTEREIFNQFQYVVQEGVAKDLTVRLRSSILRVSNNVSDYNVGGNEVRVFVDYPINVF from the coding sequence ATGTTGAATAAAAGTATCGGTCTGCTCGCCTTGGGCCTGCTGAGTGCCACTCAAGCAATGGCCAGCGAACAAGACGATGCCAAGGGCTTTGTCGAAGACAGCCACTTGAAAGTGCTGTTGCGCAACGCCTACATCAGCCGTGATTACAAAAACGGCCCGGACGACAAGGCTGAGTGGGGCCAGGCGTTCATTGGTACCTTCACTTCCGGCTTTACCCAAGGCACCGTGGGCGTGGGCGTTGATGCCTTCGGCCTGTATGCCAAGCGTTTGGATGGCGGCAAAGGCGACGCGGGTGCCGGCGGCATCGACTTCTTCAAGAAGGGTGACAATGGCGAGGGCTCGGCGGCCAGTGATTTGGCTCGCGCTGGCGCCGCAGTCAAGTTGCGCATCTCCAACACCGTGATCAAATACGGTGACCAGATGCCGGTACTGCCGGTGCTGAACTACGACAACAGCCGCCTGTTGCCGGAAAGCTACAACGGTACCTACATCACGTCCAACGAGATCAAGGGCCTGGAGCTGAACGTCGGCCACTTTACCCAGGAAGTGCAAAAGAGCACCGAAAGCCACGACAGCGGCCGCTTGAAGCGCCTGGATGTCTATGGCGGCAGCTACACCTTCACCGACAACTTCAAGGCCTCGCTGTACGCAGCCGACAACGAAGACGTCATGAAAAAGCAGTACCTGGGCGCGACCTATGTAATGCCGTTCACCAAGGACCAGTCACTGACACTGGACTTCAACGGCTACAAGTCCGAACTGGATGCCCAGTATGCTGACAGCCTGAAAACAGGCACCAGCAACACCATCTGGAGCCTGGCAGCCACCTACGCAACCGGCCCGCACTCGTTCACCGTGGCGCACCAGCGCAACACCGGCAGCACCGGTTACAACTACGGCGGCTACCAGCGCAACGGCGGCACCGGCGACGGTGGCAATACCATCTACGTAGCCAACAGCTACTGGTCGGACTTCAACGGCGAAGACGAGCGTTCCTGGCAGCTGGCCTATGGTCTGGACTTCGGCGCCTACGGCGTACCGGGCCTGACCTACAAAGTGGCCTACGTACGTGGCGACAACATCAGCGTTGGCGATGCCACCAATGGCACCGAGCGTGAGATTTTCAACCAGTTCCAGTACGTGGTTCAGGAAGGCGTTGCCAAAGACCTGACCGTGCGCCTGCGCAGCTCGATCCTGCGGGTATCGAACAACGTTTCCGACTACAACGTAGGCGGTAACGAAGTGCGTGTGTTCGTTGATTACCCCATCAACGTGTTCTGA